One window of Thermocoleostomius sinensis A174 genomic DNA carries:
- the ftsH4 gene encoding ATP-dependent zinc metalloprotease FtsH4, giving the protein MAIKKQPQPRRTRQLGNILLLVSGVFLLINLFLPNLFAAPIPRVPYSLFIHQVQDQEVARVSIGQDEIRYQVKTETGEPGEIFSTTPIFDLELPKRLEDNGIEFAAIPPAKNNWFGSLLSWVIPPLIFVAVWQFFLNRGSGGQQGVLSIGKSRAKVYVEGDSDKITFADVAGVEEAKAELVEIVDFLKTPQRFLQIGARIPKGVLLVGPPGTGKTLLARAVAGEAGVPFFSISGSEFVELFVGVGSSRVRDLFEQAKKQAPCIIFIDELDAIGKSRASSGFYGGNDEREQTLNQLLTEMDGFSAGEQTVIVLAATNRPETLDPALLRPGRFDRQVLVDRPDLQGRLAILNIHAKEVKLGDDVDLKAIATRTPGFAGADLANLVNEAALLAARNNRTAVAQEDFAEAIERVVAGLEKKSRVLNDKEKKIVAYHEVGHAMVGAVMPGTNRVEKISIVPRGMAALGYTLQLPTEDRFLMSEAELHGQIATLLGGRAAEEIVFGSITTGASNDLQRATDLAERMVTTYGMSKVLGPLAYQQGQPNNFLGNEGQNPRRLVSPQTAEAIDQEVKGIVEKAHQQALGILQQNRELLETIATKLLDTEVIEGEELQTYLEQVKPSEVPAPAVV; this is encoded by the coding sequence ATGGCGATCAAAAAACAACCTCAGCCCCGTCGCACTCGCCAGCTTGGGAATATTCTATTGTTGGTATCGGGTGTGTTTCTGCTGATTAACCTCTTCTTGCCCAACTTATTTGCGGCTCCAATTCCAAGAGTTCCCTACAGCTTATTCATTCATCAGGTTCAAGATCAAGAAGTGGCACGGGTTTCGATCGGTCAAGACGAAATTCGTTATCAAGTTAAAACCGAAACTGGGGAACCTGGAGAAATTTTCTCAACCACCCCCATTTTTGACCTAGAGTTGCCCAAACGCCTAGAAGACAATGGCATTGAGTTTGCCGCGATTCCCCCTGCAAAAAATAATTGGTTTGGGAGCCTCTTAAGCTGGGTGATTCCTCCCTTAATCTTTGTCGCGGTTTGGCAGTTTTTCCTGAACCGAGGCAGTGGAGGACAGCAAGGCGTGTTGTCGATCGGCAAGAGCCGTGCCAAGGTCTATGTTGAGGGAGATTCTGACAAGATTACGTTCGCGGATGTGGCAGGGGTTGAAGAAGCCAAAGCCGAGCTAGTTGAAATCGTTGATTTTCTTAAAACGCCGCAGCGATTTTTGCAAATTGGGGCGCGCATTCCCAAAGGCGTTTTACTAGTTGGCCCTCCCGGAACCGGAAAGACGCTATTGGCGCGAGCAGTGGCCGGAGAAGCGGGGGTTCCTTTCTTCAGTATTTCGGGGTCTGAGTTTGTAGAGTTATTTGTGGGGGTGGGGTCTTCCCGCGTCCGTGATTTATTTGAACAAGCTAAGAAACAAGCACCCTGCATTATCTTTATCGACGAACTGGATGCGATCGGCAAATCGCGAGCATCGAGCGGCTTCTACGGCGGCAACGACGAACGAGAACAAACCCTCAATCAGTTGTTGACCGAGATGGATGGCTTTAGCGCTGGAGAGCAGACAGTGATTGTACTGGCTGCTACCAACCGCCCCGAAACCCTTGACCCGGCCTTGTTGCGTCCTGGTCGTTTCGATCGCCAAGTGTTGGTCGATCGTCCCGATTTACAAGGGCGCTTGGCAATTTTGAACATCCACGCCAAAGAAGTGAAATTGGGTGACGACGTAGATCTAAAAGCGATTGCGACTCGGACACCGGGATTTGCTGGAGCCGATTTGGCAAACTTGGTCAACGAAGCAGCCCTGCTCGCTGCTCGCAATAACCGTACGGCTGTAGCCCAAGAAGACTTTGCTGAAGCGATCGAGCGAGTTGTGGCCGGACTCGAGAAAAAGAGCCGCGTCTTAAACGACAAAGAGAAGAAAATCGTCGCCTATCACGAAGTTGGGCACGCCATGGTTGGGGCTGTGATGCCGGGAACCAATCGAGTTGAAAAAATTTCGATCGTGCCTCGCGGTATGGCCGCCTTGGGGTACACCTTACAATTACCCACCGAAGATCGCTTCTTGATGAGTGAAGCTGAACTGCATGGGCAAATTGCAACCCTACTGGGCGGTCGAGCGGCAGAGGAAATTGTATTTGGCAGTATTACAACGGGGGCATCCAATGATTTGCAACGAGCAACTGATTTAGCCGAGCGCATGGTGACAACCTACGGCATGAGCAAAGTGCTGGGACCACTCGCCTATCAACAAGGCCAGCCAAACAACTTTCTGGGCAACGAGGGGCAAAATCCTCGTCGATTGGTGAGTCCACAAACGGCAGAAGCGATCGATCAGGAAGTGAAAGGCATTGTGGAAAAAGCTCATCAGCAAGCGCTAGGCATTTTGCAGCAAAATCGAGAATTGCTGGAGACGATTGCCACCAAATTGCTGGACACCGAAGTGATTGAAGGTGAAGAACTGCAAACCTATCTAGAGCAAGTGAAGCCTTCAGAAGTCCCTGCTCCAGCAGTTGTTTAA
- a CDS encoding SDR family NAD(P)-dependent oxidoreductase yields MAAIADLEQTNFRSAFIVGANRGIGLAFVKHLLQTDRSLQLYATYRQADTAIELLALSNDADDRLICLPMDVTDEAQIQQGIEQIFTICPQLHLVINCVGILHEGTLQPEKSLRQITADHLLRYFQVNSIATALLAKHLLPLLQHGDRSVFASISAKLGSIEDNQLGGWYGYRASKAALNMLIRTIAIEYQRRSPNTIVVALHPGTTDTRLSKPFQKNVPPEKLFSTDRTVTQLLNVIANLNSSDSGGFFSWNGSRLPW; encoded by the coding sequence ATGGCTGCAATCGCTGATTTAGAACAAACAAATTTTCGTAGCGCATTCATTGTGGGTGCAAATCGAGGCATTGGTTTGGCGTTTGTCAAACACTTGCTACAAACCGATCGATCGCTTCAGCTTTACGCAACCTATCGTCAAGCAGATACTGCCATCGAGCTATTGGCTCTTAGTAACGATGCAGACGATCGCTTGATTTGCTTGCCTATGGACGTCACTGATGAAGCGCAAATTCAGCAAGGCATTGAGCAGATTTTCACCATTTGCCCCCAGTTACATCTAGTGATTAATTGTGTGGGAATCCTGCATGAGGGAACCTTGCAACCTGAAAAAAGCTTGCGACAGATTACCGCAGACCATCTTTTACGCTATTTTCAAGTCAATAGTATTGCTACGGCACTGTTAGCCAAACATTTACTGCCGCTGCTTCAGCACGGCGATCGCAGCGTATTTGCCAGTATTTCAGCCAAGCTAGGCAGTATTGAAGATAATCAACTGGGCGGATGGTATGGCTATCGTGCGTCCAAAGCCGCCCTCAATATGCTGATTCGAACGATCGCCATTGAATATCAGCGGCGCAGTCCGAATACGATCGTAGTAGCGCTGCATCCGGGTACTACGGACACTCGCCTATCTAAACCATTTCAAAAGAACGTGCCGCCCGAAAAGCTGTTTTCCACCGATCGAACTGTGACCCAACTGCTCAATGTGATTGCTAATTTAAATTCGTCTGACAGTGGAGGGTTCTTCTCTTGGAATGGGAGCCGCTTGCCTTGGTAA
- a CDS encoding YihY/virulence factor BrkB family protein: MAEQSVTNFLKRYVIKIIRSPISRLLLQTSLKWQRDNCMDMGAALAYYALFSLVPTILVILSIFGFLVGPNTYIYNQIFIISREILPPEASHIVMEVLVQLSQDRVGVGVVGFILLLIAASSFFAALDRTFDIIWETAKRSATDSGINEIAIAFIKRKIFSFVLVLGAGGLLVISLLSNIIIRIILRLIKEFSDQLNIVEIDIFTTLQLLQLISSFLILTLVLMVLFKALPSVRVTWGDVLLGSIITATLFMMLQNLVSRSVISFGSQFNSYGVVGGVMVLMVWIYLTSQIFFWGGAFTYVYTKMFGSRRTLPGRSL; the protein is encoded by the coding sequence ATGGCCGAGCAATCCGTCACAAATTTTCTCAAACGATATGTGATCAAAATCATTCGATCGCCCATCTCTCGTCTGCTGCTTCAGACTTCCTTGAAATGGCAACGAGACAACTGTATGGATATGGGGGCGGCCTTAGCCTACTATGCCTTGTTTTCTCTGGTTCCAACCATCTTGGTAATTCTCAGCATTTTTGGGTTTTTGGTTGGGCCCAACACCTATATCTACAATCAAATCTTTATTATTTCACGGGAGATTTTACCACCAGAAGCGAGCCACATTGTGATGGAAGTCCTGGTTCAATTGAGCCAAGATAGAGTAGGGGTAGGCGTGGTGGGATTTATCTTATTGTTGATTGCAGCTAGTAGCTTTTTTGCCGCGCTCGATCGAACCTTTGATATTATTTGGGAGACCGCAAAACGTTCAGCCACTGATTCGGGTATTAATGAAATTGCGATAGCGTTTATTAAGCGCAAGATCTTTTCGTTTGTGCTAGTACTTGGCGCAGGTGGATTATTGGTAATCTCTCTTCTATCTAATATTATTATTCGCATTATTCTACGATTAATTAAAGAATTTAGCGATCAACTAAATATTGTTGAAATTGATATTTTTACCACGTTGCAATTGCTGCAACTCATTTCTTCGTTCCTAATCTTAACGCTAGTATTAATGGTGCTGTTTAAAGCATTACCTTCAGTGCGCGTGACTTGGGGAGATGTATTGCTAGGCTCCATCATCACAGCCACATTATTTATGATGTTGCAGAATCTAGTCAGCCGCAGTGTGATTAGCTTTGGCAGCCAGTTTAATTCCTATGGGGTTGTAGGCGGCGTGATGGTATTGATGGTGTGGATCTACTTGACTAGCCAAATTTTCTTTTGGGGAGGTGCATTCACCTATGTCTATACCAAAATGTTTGGCAGCCGCCGCACGTTGCCGGGTCGATCGCTCTGA
- a CDS encoding ATP-binding cassette domain-containing protein: MSSNQLLYNLALRYPRWIVTNILLGFSGALFNGVSTALIVPVFLSLLGQEIVFETGPPVIRKLLAPFAGMDDHQKLLAMSSVIFGFILLKSLAVYASNLASNALSRKLTSDLQEEGLKLLLDVDLDYFARAKAGDLMNRLGGEMNRASTTIGTAIHLIITIITIFVFVGLLISISWQLTIATTLLLPISPLISQLIISRAKRFGKLITTINQEYSGHLIEIFAGIRLVKATGTEQQEFHYLRNLIRKREHVEFQSRMASLAIPPISEISSLLALFILVLLGRILFANQLDALSAALLTYIVVLFRLLPFVAQLNGLRENLARSAASVDVVHDLLRADNKAFMPNGSIIYPSIRTGITFENVSFAYPESTHRVLQNICLSIPKGTTLALVGSSGAGKTTLVDLLPRFYDPTEGRIAIDGTDLRQFDLRSLRQAMGIVSQDTFLFNDSIRNNIAYGCGNVTEAAIVEAVKRANAHEFIQRLPEGLDTMIGDRGTILSGGQRQRIAIARALLRNPEILILDEATSALDTVSERLVQQALDTLSQDRTTIVIAHRLSTVQKAHQIAVLDRGKVVELGTHEQLLQRQGHYSQLHAMQFSETPKPRAYHLDSSQILAQTSYELRSHLNSMLGSLSLLIDYNANTLEEQDELAEEAYRAATGLLKTVKQLEETYRSLARQQSELANYQDPVLPPSDLAATVNGNRLE; encoded by the coding sequence ATGTCCTCCAACCAGCTACTTTACAATCTGGCGCTACGATATCCTAGATGGATTGTCACTAATATCTTGTTGGGGTTTTCGGGCGCATTATTCAATGGCGTCAGTACAGCCTTAATTGTGCCTGTTTTTCTGAGTTTATTAGGGCAAGAGATCGTCTTTGAAACAGGGCCGCCTGTGATTCGGAAGTTGCTAGCTCCGTTTGCCGGCATGGATGACCACCAAAAGCTGTTGGCAATGTCCAGCGTTATTTTTGGCTTCATTCTTCTGAAAAGTTTGGCGGTATATGCCAGTAATTTGGCGTCGAACGCCCTCAGCCGTAAGCTGACCTCTGATTTACAGGAAGAGGGACTGAAATTACTGTTGGATGTAGATCTTGATTATTTCGCCAGGGCCAAAGCCGGGGATTTAATGAATCGCTTGGGAGGTGAAATGAATCGTGCTAGTACGACGATCGGCACGGCTATTCATCTAATCATTACTATCATCACCATCTTTGTATTCGTCGGGCTACTGATTTCAATTTCATGGCAATTGACAATTGCAACTACGTTACTTTTGCCAATCTCTCCGCTAATCAGTCAACTTATCATTAGTCGAGCCAAGCGCTTCGGCAAATTAATCACCACGATTAACCAAGAATATTCTGGGCATCTAATCGAAATCTTTGCCGGAATTCGGTTAGTCAAAGCCACTGGTACAGAACAGCAGGAGTTTCACTATCTGAGAAACCTGATTCGCAAGCGTGAGCACGTTGAATTTCAATCTCGTATGGCTTCGTTGGCCATTCCACCCATCAGCGAAATCAGTAGTTTGCTTGCCTTATTTATCTTAGTTCTTCTAGGAAGAATTCTGTTTGCCAATCAACTCGATGCGCTTTCGGCTGCGTTACTGACGTATATTGTTGTGTTGTTTCGACTGTTGCCATTCGTGGCTCAACTGAATGGTCTACGTGAAAACTTAGCTCGATCGGCCGCTTCTGTAGATGTGGTTCACGATCTATTGCGAGCGGATAACAAGGCGTTCATGCCCAACGGCTCGATCATCTACCCGTCTATTCGCACTGGCATTACCTTTGAAAATGTTTCGTTTGCCTATCCCGAAAGCACGCATCGGGTTCTACAAAATATCTGCTTGTCGATTCCAAAAGGAACCACCTTAGCACTAGTAGGTTCGTCGGGAGCGGGAAAAACGACGCTAGTCGATTTGCTGCCTCGCTTCTATGATCCAACCGAAGGGCGGATTGCTATCGATGGTACTGATCTACGGCAGTTCGATCTCCGATCGCTGCGACAAGCGATGGGAATTGTGAGTCAAGATACGTTTTTGTTTAACGATTCCATTCGCAACAACATCGCCTATGGCTGCGGGAATGTCACGGAAGCGGCGATCGTAGAGGCTGTGAAACGAGCCAATGCTCACGAATTCATTCAGCGGTTGCCGGAAGGATTAGACACGATGATTGGCGATCGAGGTACGATTTTATCAGGTGGACAGCGTCAACGCATTGCCATCGCTCGGGCTTTGTTACGCAATCCGGAAATCCTGATTCTGGATGAGGCGACTAGTGCGCTGGATACGGTTTCGGAACGATTAGTACAGCAAGCCCTCGATACGCTGAGCCAAGACCGCACCACAATTGTAATTGCCCATCGCTTGTCAACGGTGCAGAAAGCCCATCAAATTGCTGTGCTCGATCGTGGCAAGGTGGTGGAATTGGGAACCCATGAACAACTGTTGCAACGGCAGGGGCATTACAGTCAGCTTCATGCAATGCAGTTCTCAGAGACCCCCAAGCCACGCGCATACCATCTCGATTCCAGCCAAATCCTGGCTCAGACCTCCTATGAACTGCGTTCACATCTCAATTCCATGCTGGGTTCGCTGAGCCTGCTGATTGATTACAATGCCAATACGTTGGAAGAACAAGATGAATTAGCCGAAGAAGCTTACCGCGCTGCCACGGGATTGTTGAAGACCGTGAAGCAGTTAGAGGAAACCTATCGATCGTTGGCTCGTCAACAGTCTGAGTTAGCCAACTACCAAGACCCTGTGCTTCCACCATCCGACTTAGCGGCAACCGTTAATGGAAACCGTCTTGAGTGA
- a CDS encoding glycosyltransferase family 4 protein, which produces MTSNAPTFSQLPQPTPIPSFADLSISIIVSDLSNSGAGRWGGAVRPFLLSQALQKLGCRVKLVGFCFGDAGAIESTPDLPIDAIPGQPYPGFGRSVRSALRQIDGDIIYAYKPKPTSFGVALLQKLRTHRPLILDIDDWELSWHGGDKWHYRPCVKQLARDLLKPNGALRLPDHPLYLKWTERLISQADAVTVHTQFLQRRFGGTYVPNGKDVVLFNPARYDVQALKQKYGLSHYRVLMFPGAPRPYKGVEDVLTAIEQLRDPTLRLVIVGGSPYDDYDSHLLAKWGDWIIKLPKVPHTLMPEVIAAADVIVVPQRNTPAAQAQFPLKLTDGMAMAKPILATRVGDIPGILSETGYLVDPDAPEQLAAQIRWIFAHFEEAIDRAQYARQRCIDYYSLDVMALKLADVITQVGRSI; this is translated from the coding sequence ATGACCTCGAATGCTCCGACCTTCAGCCAATTGCCGCAGCCAACACCGATACCCTCCTTTGCAGATCTCAGTATTTCGATCATTGTTAGTGATTTGTCCAATAGTGGAGCTGGGCGCTGGGGGGGCGCAGTGCGACCCTTCTTGTTATCCCAAGCGCTACAAAAACTGGGGTGTCGCGTCAAACTTGTGGGGTTTTGCTTTGGCGACGCTGGGGCGATCGAATCCACCCCTGACCTGCCAATCGATGCGATTCCTGGGCAACCCTATCCCGGCTTTGGGCGATCGGTACGATCGGCGTTGCGGCAAATCGATGGCGACATCATTTATGCCTATAAACCCAAACCCACGAGTTTTGGTGTGGCCTTGCTGCAAAAGCTGCGTACTCATCGTCCCCTAATTTTGGACATCGATGATTGGGAACTGAGTTGGCATGGCGGTGACAAGTGGCACTATCGTCCTTGTGTAAAACAGCTTGCTAGGGATCTGCTCAAACCTAATGGTGCCCTGCGACTGCCTGATCATCCACTCTATCTGAAATGGACGGAACGGTTGATTAGTCAAGCCGATGCCGTCACTGTACATACGCAATTTTTGCAACGCCGATTTGGGGGCACTTATGTTCCCAATGGCAAGGATGTGGTACTGTTCAACCCTGCTCGCTATGACGTTCAGGCGCTCAAGCAAAAATATGGTTTAAGCCATTACCGCGTGCTGATGTTTCCTGGTGCACCACGTCCCTATAAAGGTGTTGAGGATGTATTGACGGCGATCGAACAACTTCGTGATCCAACCCTGCGCTTGGTCATTGTGGGGGGGAGTCCATACGACGATTACGACAGCCACCTGCTGGCGAAATGGGGAGATTGGATCATCAAGCTCCCCAAAGTTCCCCATACGCTCATGCCAGAGGTAATTGCCGCAGCCGATGTGATTGTGGTGCCGCAGCGAAATACGCCCGCCGCCCAAGCGCAATTTCCCTTGAAATTAACTGACGGAATGGCAATGGCCAAGCCAATTTTGGCAACTCGTGTGGGCGATATTCCTGGCATTTTGAGCGAGACGGGCTATTTGGTTGATCCAGACGCACCGGAACAGCTAGCCGCACAAATTCGGTGGATCTTTGCTCATTTTGAGGAGGCGATCGATCGCGCTCAGTACGCCAGACAGCGCTGCATCGATTATTACAGCCTTGACGTAATGGCTCTGAAACTAGCGGATGTGATTACACAAGTTGGGCGATCGATTTAG
- a CDS encoding TM2 domain-containing protein, whose product MERKQTSYLLWLTIFLGFGGLHRLYNGKIATGVLWFFTWGLFGVGQMVDLLLIPDMVDEHELRRRMKYGLLYDPSQPVVTRTLEPPQLATPQAPLRIQLLKAAQARGGKLSVTQGVVDTGADFAEVEAELTAMAKKGYAGIQNDPNTGVVLYDFHEL is encoded by the coding sequence ATGGAGAGGAAGCAAACATCCTACTTACTTTGGTTGACCATTTTTTTGGGCTTTGGAGGGCTACATCGTCTTTACAATGGCAAAATTGCGACGGGCGTGCTCTGGTTTTTCACCTGGGGCTTGTTTGGCGTCGGTCAAATGGTCGATCTGCTGTTAATTCCCGACATGGTAGACGAGCATGAATTACGTCGGCGAATGAAGTATGGACTGCTGTATGATCCGTCTCAACCCGTTGTGACTCGCACGCTGGAGCCTCCGCAGTTGGCAACTCCGCAAGCACCGTTGAGAATTCAGCTACTAAAAGCAGCCCAAGCTCGCGGTGGTAAACTTTCTGTAACTCAAGGGGTGGTGGACACAGGGGCCGATTTTGCAGAAGTTGAAGCTGAATTGACCGCCATGGCTAAAAAAGGCTATGCCGGAATTCAAAATGATCCCAACACAGGCGTGGTGCTCTACGATTTTCATGAGTTGTGA
- a CDS encoding cation diffusion facilitator family transporter, whose amino-acid sequence MEEVQHFYKAGYRVVLVVLWLTVLILAIKLWAGWATRSLSLLTDALHVLVDSFSTLLSAFAIASLRHTKGQEIWGHRKRDTLAVLLLVGTLGFLGCTLLGVATYQFQALMHPASLLPAIQVDAPLLWLLAMVESVHICLVLFERYESRVLKIAALRHNANHVLQDIWLTILMLLGLAGVALGYVWLDSLMAIVLLLMLVPSVWRMLNWQVPSMVYQVAIAPEVLAKLVLQVEGIAACQQIRSKGVIGRYVLIQMHISLHPEFVNIGHLITERLENLLRERYGTVQVRIYVKQLSSRS is encoded by the coding sequence ATGGAGGAGGTACAACATTTTTACAAAGCAGGTTATCGAGTCGTACTCGTTGTTCTGTGGTTGACGGTATTAATTTTAGCCATCAAATTGTGGGCGGGCTGGGCAACCCGATCGCTCAGTTTATTGACCGATGCGTTGCATGTTCTGGTTGATAGCTTCAGTACCCTGTTGAGTGCGTTTGCGATCGCATCCCTACGTCACACCAAGGGACAGGAAATATGGGGACACCGAAAGCGAGATACCCTAGCGGTACTGCTATTGGTGGGGACGTTAGGTTTTTTGGGGTGTACCTTACTGGGGGTAGCAACCTACCAGTTTCAAGCGCTGATGCACCCTGCGTCTTTGTTACCTGCAATACAAGTCGATGCTCCGTTACTTTGGCTCCTGGCTATGGTGGAGTCTGTTCATATCTGTTTAGTATTGTTTGAACGATATGAGTCTAGAGTTTTGAAGATTGCGGCGCTGCGTCACAATGCCAATCACGTCTTGCAGGATATTTGGTTAACTATCTTAATGTTATTAGGATTAGCAGGGGTGGCGCTGGGCTATGTCTGGCTAGATTCGCTGATGGCAATCGTGCTGTTGCTGATGCTTGTTCCTAGCGTGTGGCGGATGTTGAATTGGCAAGTTCCATCAATGGTTTATCAAGTTGCCATTGCTCCAGAAGTTTTGGCAAAATTGGTGTTACAGGTTGAGGGCATTGCTGCGTGTCAACAAATTCGATCGAAGGGAGTGATTGGTCGCTATGTATTGATTCAAATGCACATCAGTTTGCATCCAGAATTTGTCAATATCGGTCATCTCATTACAGAACGATTGGAGAACCTTTTGCGTGAACGCTATGGCACAGTTCAGGTGCGAATTTATGTTAAACAACTGTCTAGTCGTTCATAA
- the purQ gene encoding phosphoribosylformylglycinamidine synthase subunit PurQ, giving the protein MKFGVIVFPGSNCDRDVAMVTRDLLQQPTRMVWHEDSDLSDLDVVIVPGGFSYGDYLRCGAIARFSPAMQATIKHAEQGKFVLGICNGFQVLTEAGLLPGALMRNRDLHFVCDRVPLKVERADLPWTQAYQPGQIITLPIAHGEGCYYADAQTLKDLEANRQVLFRYCTLTGESTVESNPNGSLNNIAGICNRRGNVLGMMPHPERASDPMLGNTDGIHLFKGLLQMAMGIGR; this is encoded by the coding sequence ATGAAATTTGGCGTCATTGTTTTTCCCGGATCGAATTGCGATCGCGATGTGGCGATGGTGACTCGCGATTTGCTGCAACAGCCTACTCGCATGGTTTGGCATGAAGACAGCGATCTGTCTGATCTGGATGTGGTAATTGTGCCCGGTGGCTTCAGCTACGGCGATTATTTGCGCTGCGGGGCCATTGCCCGGTTCTCGCCAGCTATGCAGGCCACCATTAAACATGCAGAACAGGGTAAGTTTGTACTAGGCATCTGCAATGGGTTCCAGGTGTTAACCGAAGCCGGACTGTTGCCGGGAGCCTTGATGCGCAATCGAGATTTGCATTTTGTCTGCGATCGAGTGCCGTTAAAAGTTGAGCGTGCTGATTTGCCGTGGACACAAGCATATCAACCGGGGCAGATCATTACGCTGCCGATCGCTCACGGAGAAGGCTGCTACTATGCCGATGCTCAAACCTTGAAAGATCTGGAAGCCAATCGGCAAGTGTTATTTCGCTACTGCACCTTAACGGGGGAGAGCACCGTTGAGAGCAACCCCAATGGTTCGCTGAACAACATTGCTGGCATTTGTAACCGTCGCGGTAATGTCCTAGGGATGATGCCGCATCCAGAACGTGCCTCCGACCCCATGTTAGGCAACACAGACGGTATTCACCTGTTCAAAGGACTGCTGCAAATGGCAATGGGAATTGGACGTTGA
- a CDS encoding 5-(carboxyamino)imidazole ribonucleotide synthase — MRTVGIIGGGQLAWMMAAAASKLDVELVVQTPSPTDPAVSIATHTIFAPIADASATAKLARLCEVITFENEFIDLEALQQLEQQGVCFYPRLHSIAPLLDKFHQRSYLRDRGLPTPQFVALEAHSDLTQLGFPVVLKSRRLGYDGQGTFIIKDQPHLQQVLAQCHVGCIGESSLEPNRWLLEEFVPFDRELAVMAARSQSGEMAVYPVVETQQENQVCRRVIVTRDLDASVVEQVQTIAHKLLASLEFVGIMGIEFFLSRTGQVLVNETAPRTHNSGHYSLDACVTSQFEQQLRAVCQLPLGDPSLQGSGAVMVNLLGYETAESDYADKRQQLAQLPNAHVYWYGKSIARPGRKLGHVTVLLSEGQGRAAALHQAETIESIWYG, encoded by the coding sequence GTGAGAACAGTCGGGATTATTGGGGGGGGGCAACTGGCTTGGATGATGGCGGCTGCCGCTTCAAAACTGGATGTGGAGTTAGTGGTGCAAACGCCAAGTCCGACTGATCCAGCGGTGTCGATCGCCACCCATACTATCTTTGCGCCAATTGCCGATGCTAGTGCTACAGCCAAATTAGCCCGATTGTGCGAAGTCATCACCTTTGAAAACGAATTTATTGACCTCGAAGCGTTACAACAATTGGAACAGCAAGGCGTTTGTTTCTATCCACGTCTCCACTCTATTGCACCACTGCTAGATAAATTTCATCAGCGATCGTACTTGCGCGATCGGGGATTGCCCACCCCTCAATTTGTTGCCTTGGAAGCCCACTCGGATCTGACCCAACTAGGGTTTCCGGTGGTGCTGAAATCACGGCGGTTAGGTTATGACGGACAGGGCACTTTTATCATAAAAGACCAACCTCATCTGCAACAGGTGCTAGCACAATGCCATGTAGGTTGCATTGGGGAAAGCAGTCTCGAGCCGAATCGCTGGCTGCTGGAAGAGTTTGTGCCGTTCGATCGCGAGTTAGCCGTTATGGCAGCCCGATCGCAGTCTGGAGAGATGGCTGTATATCCTGTGGTAGAAACGCAGCAGGAAAACCAAGTGTGCCGGCGAGTTATTGTCACACGCGATTTAGACGCTTCTGTAGTTGAACAGGTGCAAACGATCGCCCACAAACTGTTAGCCAGCCTAGAGTTTGTGGGCATCATGGGCATTGAATTCTTCCTCAGCCGCACGGGACAGGTGTTGGTGAACGAAACGGCTCCCCGCACCCACAACTCTGGACATTATAGCCTCGATGCTTGTGTGACTTCTCAGTTTGAACAACAGTTGCGGGCCGTGTGTCAGTTGCCCTTGGGTGATCCGTCTCTACAGGGGAGCGGAGCCGTGATGGTCAATTTGCTGGGCTATGAAACGGCTGAAAGCGACTATGCTGACAAACGCCAGCAGCTAGCTCAATTGCCCAATGCGCATGTTTATTGGTATGGCAAATCGATCGCCCGACCGGGCCGTAAACTAGGGCATGTGACGGTGCTGTTGTCAGAAGGGCAAGGACGAGCCGCCGCCTTACACCAAGCTGAGACGATCGAGTCGATTTGGTATGGCTAA